The following DNA comes from Gambusia affinis linkage group LG21, SWU_Gaff_1.0, whole genome shotgun sequence.
CTGtagtttttgtaaaaagttaAACTGAATGTTTAAAACTGGGTTAGAATCCATAATCTGTCTTTTCACATGCAGCTTCATTGGCTGTTTTACGGCACTCAGCTGACCTTCTACACAGACCTGGTGGTAAATGTCAAAGCATCTTCAAACCAGACAACGGTTTGAAGTGTCACCACTACGCTGCACATGGCAGCCAGCCCAGACGCTACAACCAAATGTTATTAAGTCACTCTGCTGCAGCCTGATCAGCAATCTGTGCAACAATGAACCACGGTGCCTTCAGCTCATCAGAGGGAGAGAAATTCACTCTGCAGCTCATTTACTCTGTATGTTAATGTCACATTCAGCAGATTCCACCAGCAGGAATTAAAGCGGGGCTGTCCAAACTCTTTGTACCAAGGGCCGAAATCACCAAGTTGAAATTTCCTCagttagaaaacacaaaaatatcaatgtgaattatttttcttttgcctggacaataataaaaaaaactttacattttacgTTTACATTCATTTAACTTCTTGGgattattattttccattttttttaaatctataaattgtttttagtttattaccAGTAACGAAAATAAGAATTTTCTTCTACAAACTTTGATGCATTCAGCCAAATATAATAAATACCAAAGtctgtttttgagtaaaaactCGCTAGATGTTTGTTGCATGACttaagagataaaaataaaaggataataaaaacaggctctgtaaataaaaatcatttgtgTCGTacttaatattttccatttaagaagATAAAAACTTGTCTCAGAAAATCTCATCCTagagaaattacaaaaaggGTCAAACTTCTTGAATTATGGTCAAGGGCCGCACAAAATCAATCCAAGAGCCACAAATGTTCCCCGtcccacactttggacacctctgaCTTAATTAATGCCTTTTCTTGAGATGAATTTGCACCTCAATGCTGCTCTTGAATGAATCCAGAAACTGAACTGCCAATCACAGGACGTTCATCAAAGGTGTCAGAGTTCATTagtgacatttataaaatgattttcatttacAACGCCAagctttttgaaattttctagaCTATTTCAAGAAGTTTTGATTACCCAGTGAACATTTAAGTGCAAAACATTGATCTTGTCTGGTTTTGCTGATCTAAATTTTGTTTGATTCGATACCTCTAAAGAAAAAGTAGAGcaactgtgtgtaatttagATGCTCTGAGAGGTTTGGAAGACAAAATTAGAgaacaaacggcatcatggAGTCAGGGAAGAGGTTCTGGAGGAGTTTAAGGCTGTATTCACATAAatctgtttagtccactttaattgTCTAGAAAGCCTGCTTCATTTGTGGACTTTCTAGAAAAGTCCTTCATTTGTGGGCTTTCAGAGTTCGATTAGGTGTGAACACGTAATCAAAGTTTTCCAGAGAGTCtggttcatttgacacagtgcagtgtaaAGGCAAACCtctccagctgaaaatgtaataaatgttgcaactttggttccCAGTTAAATCAAAACCACTGACTATCAGGTGACAAAACATCCAGGATTAGgtcataaaacaaacttttatgaCTCACAGCTCTGAGATGTTTTAGGTTGAAATGTCGCGTTAAAAGTTTGaggttgtaaagtgacaaatgCAGGAATGTTCAAAGGCTGCAGATATGGAAtaagcatttttacaaactaataCCAACTAAATCTACTTTTTCAGACTTCCTAGCAAACCCAGATATAAGCTGAAGGGTTTTGAACTTGTGCTCATTGATGAAGCAGGTGAGGTTTTTATTGAAACCTCCTCTATAGAGAGAGCTTCTAAGTGTGCAGGCATTTAAAGCGCCTGAGTGACTGAGGCGAGGCGTCCCACTgggtttcagtctgaaagcaccTATAAACTCACTTTACTATGCAACAGCATCGTCTTTTTAACaatcagctttttctttctggGTCATGGGCTGCTGAGCCAGAATTGTTCATCTGGGAGCCAGCGCtgcaagacagaaaacagattagCTGGGTATTTTTCTGTGCTCCACCCGCACATTAGCTGCTGTTCAGAGCGGGAAGCAACAGGACTTTTTGTAAGGTTAATGTGAAACAACAAGAAACTGAAGCATGCTGGTTTCTACCTTGGAgggggacatttttttttttaaataccatgGGAAAGTTTTAGTTAACTTCTTTTTCAGTCAGATGAAGcttctaatttaatttcaaattgcCTAAGAATCACTAATGTGtaacatttctatttattaacattaaaattGTACTACTAATGCAGATCAAATCATTTTGTTGATAAAATTGAGCAAACAAATGAGTCTCGGGTTTTCTTTAAACCATCTCTgatgtttggaaacattttaggaAGAAGAACTGCAGTTCAGGTCTGAACAAACTCAGTGGATAGTGAATAATCCAGCTGTGTCTtaccattaaaaaaatctgaatgaacgGCTTTCTCGTTGGCTGCTAGGTCCATCAGCAGGCCGCTGCTGCCCCCTGCCTGTTGACACACAGCATTGCATTACCGTACATGAGCAGGCAGAAACGGAGCAAAGCACATATTTATATGCAGGATGCATAAAAAAGTTGATCATTAATAGATAATGAAACCAACTTGACTACAACAGTATTTCAGTAAACTTTTTAAAGGTACAAATATTGcatacatttgtgtttattctgacaaaataaaaatatatggtTATAAAACACTTAGTTTGATGTAAGGGCTTGAGAATGCTGAACAAGTACATCTAGACAGATTAGAATACAAGCTAAACATTGAGTTCAATAATTGAAATATAAAAGGTAAAACTCATTtcatatgtatttatttttaacagttttgatACTGTTTCGCTTAAAGTACAGATTAAAATTAGTCATAAAACCTTAATTTAATTGAACAGGGATAGTAAATTaggcttatttattttttgagaattttttgtaaaaataaaacataacatgtgaaacataaaccttgtaaaagtgcaaaaatgttgaatagggcctgaaaataaagcaaaatgtgttCACATTACTTTTTGGATCAGGATAAATAGTAGcagtctggtttgtttttggtaaagaTGAATGTTCACTTCTCTATTAGGTTATAGctgaatatatttctaatatttagaAAGACCGTATGCTTTAATATTTGTCTCACTGTTAAcgcaaacagagcagaaaataacaaaaatattacagtatGACATTAgctgtttaaactttaaaccgACCTCGTCCAGGTCCACGTAAGGTCCGGCTCCTTCCGGAAACATCTCGTCCACTGCAGGTttcatcttcttctcttttttctgtttgtttgttttaacgcTAAAATCGTTTTAAACCGCTCAGTTTGTGAGTAGCAAGACTGGCTAACTTCcggcaaacacaaaacaacagtgTGCGACGCTTATTTGAGTCCGCCTTAAATGCTTGCCCGTCACATTCGTTCCGCTCACCCAACAATGAGAAACgaaacaagaaaaagaggaTAATATCATAATTTTACCTCATAATTAAGATGGTTGAAAGGCATTCAAATGGATCTCAGTACTTTCAGTCTGTACAGACAAATAATAACAATCCTTGTAAAAATTTAGGAGTATAAatacatgcaaactccatgcagaaagactccgggccgggaatcaaacccaggacctttttgctgcaaggcaacagctctaccaactgggCCACTGTGCAGTCCGTAAATATTCTTAAAAGTAGAATTAATCATAGTATCATTACTACTActtgaattatttaatttttcgaTTATTCATTCTTACTAACGTTTCGTCACGTTATAATATCAAtacaattattataaaataatctggCTGTTGCTGCCATGTGTAtctctttatatatttttttcaccatATGGAGATAAATGACAAGGAGTAGTAAGGTTGTTAATATTTGTTCTTGTTTAATTatctattttattgttttattgatacTTTGAGATTCAAAAAACGTCAAGAATAAGTGTAAAAATATGGGGGGAAAGCTAGAGAAAGCATTATTTTAATGATGGGATCTAATTTGttcactttactttttattctttggtgcaatatttgtaaaattgatagaaatagatttattttacatttagctCTATATATTCTGCCTCTTCGCTCTGAGGATAATAACCATTTTTAAGTGCAGCTTCCTGACCCTAATTACTCTTGTTGATGAAATTTCAACAACagaacaacatttatttaagggATTCCAACCAAGTGGCATTTTGCTTGTTGCTGGCAATCGCTGGGATACATACATATAGAAGAATGGACTCCTTAGACACTTTTACCTAGAAGCaaaatgtcttgtttatttttcacacagtACATGGATACATTATGCAGTTATACCAAAAAAGCTTCACTGTTATCTATATTAATCGCTATGTTTCAAACTATTTAAGGCAGATATAAAGGCTCTGTATCAAtattccctttttcttttgctgtttccaTCAGAATATTTTGGTTTCGTTCTCTAAACATCTTGGCTGTCCTCTCAGTGTTCATATCCAGCGTTGGTCTCATATCCCAGGGTGTCTCCAAGGTGCTGGTGGGCGTAGAAAGCCCGAGCCATCTCGTTGATGTGGTTGTAGGCGCCAATGGACCTGAAGTATTCGACGTAGTTCCAGAAGTCTGAGGTGGAGTAAGGCCAGTAGGGAACAGCTGGCGGTTCGTCATATGGAACTGGATGGGACAGAACAGCAGCTGGCTCACAGGAAACACTCACTTTAGGTATTTATGTGCAATATGCTTACAATTTTATCAGGTTTTAATGACTTAAATCAGTTCAATTACAGACTTCGACAATAAAGGCTCGATGTATTGATGATGTAtgaataatgtgagaaaatctgGGTTTGCACCacaaagaaactaaaccaaaggGTTTTGCGGCATCACAGCCTTCAGAAAGTTTCCTCCTGACATATTTTGGACAATTAATCACCAACACTTTGATTTGAAATTATCTTATAAAGTATAATTTTGTGATTGAGATGCTGTtaggaaaacagcaacaacaaaaacaaacagataaaccaaacaaaagttTTACTTCTACACTCTGAatccatttttaattaaatcagtaaagttcaataaaatgttcaatttcaaataagtttatttatatagcaacCATTGCTGGTTAGGTTTCTTTAACCTTAAaccaattaaacaaaaacaaacagtaaaataagagaaaacctCCATAAACTTAATTTACATGATTCACAAAAAGTGCTGAGTCATGTTAGCATAAAAGGTGTCAGTTTCAGTGTAATgcatgtatatatgtatgtatttttattattttatgaacagatttaatttccccttaagatcaataaagtattttttgaatttgaaaatatttaaatctggtCAATTGTTTGATTATTGGGGGGAAACTATTTTAAATCTGAGGTTAAATGAGAAACGTGATTatctaaattatgtttttaatgaattataaTCTCACTTTAcagctctaaaaaaaaaaaatccggtTGCCTCTGCCAGAGGAGTAAATATGGATTATCATTGTGATTTTCTGCAGATTTGGTCcctaaaaaatctgcagaaatgtaaatttgaaGGTTGTAAGAAGATAAAGATGGagatatttagtttgaatgTAACTGTACCTCCCTCTGGGACGACTCTGGCCACTGTGAGGcggaaagacagacagaaaaaaaagagttaacaTACCCAAACATGCCACAGTTTTCCCTGAACAAAGAAGGGATTCAGGCTTGTAAAACTAAAAGAGGCTTCTTTCTCCAGGTTCCtcagcaaatatttttcccTTTACTGAACAAACACAGACCCATAGACCGCTCTTTCTGTTCGCAACTAAAACTCTCATCTCAGTCAAAGCACTTGCATCCAActtgaaataagcaaaaattcagatacaaaattattttccttttctttcatccTGAAGGTTATCAGTGGagattttaacattaaaatgaagaaactcACCGCagagatggaaggaaaaaatgcagAGGAGTGCGCCGATCCATAACAGCTTCATCTTGAGCTCCTAATTAAATGGAAAGAAGTGAATTTGTTGTCTGTCTGTGGGCTAAAGAAGTGTTTAGCATAGAGAGAATGCACAGATCTTTACCTGTTCAGAGTGACGGTTTGCTGCAGTTGGTCTCCTGGTCCACTGTGGTGTGTGGGGGCcagcagaggaagaaggagCCTGgctccagcacacacacacacacacgcacacacgcacactggCCAGACCCATGCCAATCACATCCCACTGTAACATTGCTTAGCTGCTGCCACGTCAAATATTTGTTTCGTTGGAAAATAAACTCCAGATAACTCAAAACCCGTGCTGGGACTTTTCCCTCAGCTCCTAATCTTCACTCTTATTTTGATTACCACCTTTAAAAAGTAACCTGGATCATATTTTCCCTAAATCCGGCGCTGTTAGATCATGATTTTTCACACCTAATCAGTAGAAGAGGCaattctttttataaaatcctCATGTCAAAATGTTCAGAATGTCCAACAAACATTCTTAAAACCTATTTAACACACTTAGCGTTTTGATTTTCATCATGATGTATATGAAGactgtccaaaaataaatacagcaataaTGCCAAAGCTGTTTTTCCCTGCTGTTAGATCAATGTCTGGAtcaattatgtaaaattattcgtattgttgttatttttgcagttaCATTTCTAGAAAGGTATAAGGAAGTAAAGATGGCGCCATCTTGTGGTTTTCTGCCTGAATGATTCAAAGCACGTCACCAACACAcaataattgtttttgaaaagaaaatgatcagaaacaACTTTTGAAAGAGCATATATCTAAAGTATATATTTCCTTAGCATGGGCCCTTTGATAGCCAGGTATGAAAGGTTTTCGTTGGCTACAGCATGATCGGCAGCAAACCGTTATTTAACGCATGTTGCTGTTACGAAATTTGCTAATTTGAGCGCTTGATAATGTCAATATTTGATAATTAACAGCAAATCCCATTGACATGtatctaaacaaaaacatatgtaggtttttttttacatgttcatcttgacagtttttttattgattgtatTGTTAGCTAGTGTTGCTAGCTATTACTACACAAGGCTAGCTGGTTTCAAGCTAACAACT
Coding sequences within:
- the cops9 gene encoding COP9 signalosome complex subunit 9; translated protein: MKPAVDEMFPEGAGPYVDLDEAGGSSGLLMDLAANEKAVHSDFFNDFEDLFDDDDLQ
- the otos gene encoding otospiralin, translating into MLQWDVIGMGLASVRVCVCVCVCWSQAPSSSAGPHTPQWTRRPTAANRHSEQELKMKLLWIGALLCIFSFHLCVARVVPEGVPYDEPPAVPYWPYSTSDFWNYVEYFRSIGAYNHINEMARAFYAHQHLGDTLGYETNAGYEH